A single window of Sphingobacterium sp. ML3W DNA harbors:
- a CDS encoding helix-turn-helix transcriptional regulator: protein MGNTTLQEDILPTIGGTVYCYDFQVEHRIQVHIKVNESFIQLYHMMEITGQAKLTQHGSAIDFALLNRRGVYLYTPADHYTVQLDKGRYLVYGFCFDPEVQIGKNSQLKTILKPLLDAYYHHGQHLVASIPFRAEENTRAKHLDIFEMLQEGKSSQAICFSKTLDDVFEISIKKLIPTFEMHHPSRIFIDSARDMIVQHFATKDEDIAIKQIAINLQCSSDYLHNLHTRHYGISLISYKQGIRLKKAKRLLEQNEKVAYVAICCGFKDQTSFCRFFKRETKRTPIAYQRDYTTKI from the coding sequence TTGGGCAACACCACATTACAAGAAGACATCTTACCCACCATTGGCGGTACGGTATATTGCTATGATTTTCAAGTTGAGCACCGCATACAGGTACATATCAAGGTCAACGAATCGTTTATCCAACTCTATCATATGATGGAAATAACGGGACAAGCAAAACTTACCCAGCACGGGAGCGCAATAGATTTTGCTTTATTGAACCGACGAGGCGTATACCTGTACACCCCTGCCGACCACTATACCGTACAATTGGACAAAGGCAGGTATCTGGTTTATGGCTTCTGCTTTGATCCCGAAGTACAGATCGGCAAAAACAGCCAATTGAAAACCATATTAAAACCCCTATTGGATGCCTACTACCATCATGGTCAACATCTCGTGGCCAGTATCCCATTTCGGGCAGAAGAAAATACCCGAGCAAAACACCTCGATATATTCGAGATGCTGCAGGAAGGCAAATCCAGCCAAGCAATCTGTTTCAGTAAGACGCTGGACGATGTTTTTGAGATCAGCATCAAGAAGCTCATCCCCACATTTGAAATGCACCATCCCAGCCGCATCTTTATCGATAGCGCACGCGACATGATTGTACAACACTTTGCGACCAAAGATGAAGACATTGCCATCAAGCAGATTGCTATTAATCTCCAATGCAGCAGCGATTACCTCCATAATTTGCATACCAGGCATTACGGCATCAGCCTCATTAGCTACAAACAAGGGATTAGATTGAAAAAGGCTAAAAGATTATTGGAGCAGAATGAAAAAGTGGCCTACGTAGCCATTTGCTGTGGCTTTAAAGACCAAACGTCATTCTGCAGATTCTTCAAACGCGAAACGAAGCGTACTCCTATTGCTTATCAAAGAGATTACACCACAAAAATCTAA
- a CDS encoding TlpA family protein disulfide reductase produces MKYLKLIALQICLLMLCSTSHAQTDQKVDLSKALKIGDTFILPTTVKLTRGLNNTIDWKKLNDKVVILDFFDTSCGTCIQTMPKLQKLQDKLKDKLQIISVGWQDKATLEKLFENNEFLKENKVNLPVIYSDVYLKERFPHQGVPHVVFLYKGIVQAITSSKLITEDYILELYDKGTIDLPLKDDFGKGNLMASSKNGLQIKGMVTLSGYQNGVPFESFKRQKDSINDLQKTSFYNVSIYSAVLSTWAKIQKADFIPRPERLLLKVKEPNRYRDTANIGDVWYAQHAISYERLDAIQRTDSAQAKVVLQDLHSFLGIRTYKMMKSIQCLILKPCPIIPYTGKAPLNGLTFEGSSVLAVMTDMGRQFPPVLDLVKSKVVIKLGDYNNLEELNEQLATYGIVAEIGMGEQEVLVIEEME; encoded by the coding sequence ATGAAATATTTAAAATTGATCGCTCTCCAGATCTGTTTACTGATGCTATGCAGTACTTCACATGCCCAGACGGACCAAAAAGTAGATTTAAGTAAAGCGCTTAAAATAGGAGATACTTTTATTCTCCCAACTACGGTCAAATTGACGCGTGGCTTGAATAATACAATAGATTGGAAAAAACTGAATGATAAGGTTGTCATATTGGATTTCTTTGATACCTCTTGTGGCACCTGTATACAGACAATGCCCAAGTTGCAAAAACTACAGGATAAATTGAAAGATAAACTGCAGATCATCAGCGTTGGATGGCAGGACAAAGCGACTTTGGAGAAATTATTTGAAAACAATGAATTTCTAAAGGAAAATAAGGTCAATTTGCCTGTTATCTACTCTGATGTGTATTTGAAAGAGCGGTTCCCACATCAAGGCGTTCCTCATGTTGTATTTCTTTATAAAGGCATAGTGCAAGCGATAACGAGCAGCAAGTTAATTACGGAAGATTATATCTTGGAGTTATATGATAAGGGAACGATTGACTTACCATTAAAGGACGATTTTGGGAAAGGAAATCTGATGGCTTCAAGTAAAAATGGTTTACAAATAAAGGGAATGGTAACACTATCAGGTTATCAAAATGGTGTGCCGTTTGAATCCTTTAAAAGACAAAAAGATAGTATAAATGATTTACAAAAAACATCTTTTTACAATGTCTCTATCTATAGTGCGGTCCTATCTACTTGGGCTAAGATACAAAAAGCAGATTTTATCCCAAGACCCGAGCGGTTGCTGTTGAAGGTAAAAGAACCGAACCGCTATCGAGATACCGCAAACATTGGCGATGTCTGGTATGCGCAGCATGCGATTTCGTATGAACGTTTGGACGCGATACAACGGACAGATTCGGCTCAGGCAAAAGTTGTGTTACAGGATTTACATAGCTTTTTAGGCATTCGAACCTATAAAATGATGAAGAGTATCCAATGTTTGATTTTAAAGCCTTGTCCAATAATACCATATACAGGAAAAGCACCCCTGAATGGTTTGACATTTGAAGGCAGTTCGGTCCTCGCGGTCATGACTGATATGGGGCGACAATTTCCCCCAGTTCTGGACTTGGTCAAAAGTAAGGTGGTGATAAAACTTGGGGACTATAATAATTTGGAAGAGCTGAACGAGCAGCTTGCAACCTATGGTATAGTTGCAGAAATCGGGATGGGAGAACAGGAGGTGTTGGTTATTGAAGAAATGGAGTAG
- a CDS encoding DUF6266 family protein: protein MPREGSNLLLISRTRFRMARLFLAPLNLLIHKGFSSHRRGKTPLGRAMSHLLLNAVEGDYPNILVNPAKAKLSDGLLPTVTMRKVIREGAAVMLSWEKGHNPDLGASWDDVLIFCAYDIAGASAAINEEGVIRQDGRLTMELPSGLHGRPVHLFLVVHDRDGVVYSSSVYLGLF, encoded by the coding sequence ATGCCTCGGGAGGGTAGCAATCTGCTGCTGATCTCTAGGACTCGGTTCCGGATGGCGAGATTGTTCTTAGCTCCGTTGAACCTGCTGATCCATAAAGGTTTTTCCAGCCACCGAAGGGGTAAGACGCCTTTGGGACGTGCGATGTCGCACTTGTTGCTGAATGCAGTGGAAGGCGATTACCCGAATATCCTGGTCAATCCTGCAAAAGCCAAGCTGAGTGACGGGCTTTTGCCTACCGTTACGATGCGGAAGGTAATTCGTGAGGGTGCTGCGGTTATGCTGAGTTGGGAAAAGGGGCATAATCCTGATCTTGGAGCCAGCTGGGATGATGTGCTGATCTTTTGCGCTTATGACATCGCAGGTGCATCGGCTGCCATCAATGAGGAGGGTGTGATTCGTCAGGATGGTCGGTTGACCATGGAGTTGCCTTCGGGTCTGCATGGTCGCCCTGTCCACCTTTTTCTGGTCGTTCATGATCGGGATGGGGTCGTTTACTCGAGTAGTGTATACCTAGGGTTGTTTTAA
- a CDS encoding RagB/SusD family nutrient uptake outer membrane protein gives MKTNNLTVGIWTMLLFCGCSNFLEEKPDIKMVIPKTLNDAELLLNNYSAMNTGYPLFGEWGADEYYLTDENFDGALNFEQQNTYSWLDEPNNDIMQWQRPYKVVYNANQVLEIIDNLGTIGSDKKSKNLSGIAHFYRAFAFQQMLEVFAPAYQAGTAMTDLGIPLRLDPGIDEPSTRASVQQSFDQVIKDYKTAVWQLPLQEAIKGRPFRASAYAGLARTYLYMGNYQQAYLYADSSLHIHANLMDFNTLNASADLPIDRFNVEVLFAAITGTSGPMSLNNGLVDSTLYRSYADNDLRKTLFFRKNLFPQNTYGFKGNYDKALATIFVGLTSSEMYLVKAEAAARIGKVTEALSTLNTLLKKRQDENQFIPVTEMSPNLLLPLILKERQKELVFRGRRWSDLKRLNLDPRFQKTLKKVVKGKEYTLSPNSIKYAFRLPEPVVIIGKIPQNLR, from the coding sequence ATGAAAACAAATAATCTTACTGTAGGGATTTGGACTATGCTTCTTTTTTGTGGCTGCAGCAATTTTTTGGAAGAGAAGCCTGATATTAAAATGGTCATTCCAAAGACATTGAATGATGCAGAGTTGTTGCTCAATAATTATAGTGCCATGAATACTGGATATCCTTTATTTGGAGAATGGGGTGCGGATGAATATTATCTGACTGATGAAAATTTTGATGGTGCTCTAAATTTTGAGCAGCAGAATACCTATAGCTGGTTGGATGAACCTAATAATGATATCATGCAATGGCAAAGGCCCTATAAAGTTGTATATAATGCGAATCAAGTATTGGAGATTATAGATAATTTGGGTACAATTGGCTCAGATAAGAAGAGTAAAAACTTATCTGGGATTGCACACTTTTATCGAGCTTTCGCCTTTCAGCAAATGCTGGAAGTATTTGCGCCAGCTTATCAGGCCGGAACTGCTATGACCGATTTAGGTATTCCATTGCGCCTTGATCCAGGTATTGATGAACCCTCGACTCGAGCAAGCGTACAACAAAGTTTTGATCAGGTTATTAAGGATTATAAAACTGCTGTATGGCAGTTGCCATTGCAGGAAGCGATAAAGGGTAGGCCATTTCGTGCCAGTGCCTATGCAGGTCTTGCTCGTACTTACCTCTATATGGGTAACTATCAACAGGCATACCTCTATGCTGATTCAAGTCTACATATTCACGCTAATTTGATGGATTTTAATACCCTGAATGCTTCTGCAGATCTTCCTATTGATAGATTTAATGTGGAAGTACTATTTGCAGCTATTACAGGTACTTCAGGTCCAATGAGCTTGAACAATGGATTAGTGGATTCTACCTTATACAGGTCATATGCAGATAACGATTTGAGAAAGACGCTATTCTTTAGAAAAAACCTTTTCCCGCAGAATACTTATGGTTTTAAGGGTAATTATGATAAAGCTCTTGCAACCATTTTTGTCGGGTTGACCAGTAGTGAGATGTACCTAGTAAAAGCTGAAGCAGCAGCTCGGATTGGAAAAGTAACAGAAGCATTATCTACTTTAAATACCCTTCTTAAGAAAAGACAGGATGAGAACCAATTTATTCCTGTAACGGAGATGAGCCCAAATCTGCTTTTGCCTTTGATATTGAAAGAACGGCAAAAGGAATTGGTGTTTCGAGGACGTCGCTGGTCAGATCTGAAACGGTTGAATCTGGATCCGCGCTTTCAAAAAACACTTAAAAAAGTGGTGAAGGGTAAGGAGTATACGCTCAGTCCTAATAGTATAAAATATGCTTTTCGACTTCCTGAACCAGTCGTTATTATTGGAAAAATACCCCAAAACTTACGTTAA
- a CDS encoding DUF5675 family protein has protein sequence MRVEQGNNSTLSEIYLNNQFICYGLEDIPREKKIPGSTCIPIGTYRLGFNRDGGMNGNYYDRFPKLHRGMIEIQGVPNFSHVYIHIGNTHRQTAGCLLVGTRYVFEHGDYRIEQSVTAYKRLYALLTELMVVREVFVQVMVTE, from the coding sequence ATGCGTGTCGAACAGGGGAACAACAGTACCCTGTCTGAAATCTATCTGAACAACCAATTTATCTGCTATGGTCTGGAGGATATCCCGCGCGAAAAGAAGATTCCTGGTAGCACCTGTATTCCTATTGGTACTTATCGATTGGGCTTCAATCGGGATGGGGGGATGAATGGTAACTACTACGACCGCTTCCCGAAACTGCACCGTGGCATGATCGAAATACAAGGAGTTCCGAACTTTAGTCATGTCTATATCCACATCGGTAATACGCACCGTCAAACGGCGGGCTGTTTACTGGTCGGTACCCGGTATGTATTCGAACATGGTGATTATCGCATCGAGCAATCGGTTACGGCGTACAAGCGCTTGTACGCGCTGTTGACAGAACTCATGGTTGTAAGGGAAGTGTTTGTTCAAGTGATGGTAACGGAGTGA
- a CDS encoding helix-turn-helix domain-containing protein codes for MIEDIHSDLFKTIGSNLKNKRIELKLSQQVLADKIPKMDRAKISDMENGKEDFVFSKLLKLCDALELTLTEVTKKGSDKISSEQN; via the coding sequence ATGATTGAAGATATACATTCAGATTTATTTAAAACAATTGGTTCTAACCTTAAAAATAAGCGCATAGAATTAAAGCTATCTCAACAGGTTCTAGCAGATAAAATCCCTAAAATGGATAGAGCAAAAATCAGTGATATGGAAAATGGTAAAGAGGATTTTGTTTTCTCAAAACTTTTGAAACTATGTGATGCGCTGGAGTTAACATTAACGGAGGTTACAAAAAAAGGAAGTGATAAAATATCATCAGAACAAAATTGA
- a CDS encoding nucleotidyl transferase AbiEii/AbiGii toxin family protein, whose product MPTNYLHHHKDFKSLILIVSEQKGIDPILIEKDYWIMHCLFALKQAGYVFELKGGTSLSKAFKIIDRFSEDIDIHIHPPVDLEINENPKNYKPSNSKKRLNFYNNLAKDIKIDGIIDIIRDTSFDDLQYYRSGGIRLIYSSLFKAAPGIKEGVLLEVGFDNINPNKPIDITSWVYDTAKKTQVKFIDNNAVAIPCYDMRYTFVEKLQTIATKFRVMQQTNTMQVNFMRQYYDVYKLLQQTEIQNFIGSNEYYTHKERRFPAIDFAIPMNENQAFLIHDKQIEEQLDKLYINSNALYYNGQPDFKIMVEYIKSYLDLL is encoded by the coding sequence ATGCCAACAAATTATCTACACCACCACAAGGACTTTAAAAGCCTAATACTGATTGTCTCAGAACAAAAAGGAATTGACCCTATTTTGATAGAGAAAGATTATTGGATCATGCATTGTCTATTTGCGCTAAAACAGGCAGGATATGTATTTGAACTCAAAGGAGGTACTTCCCTTTCAAAAGCTTTTAAAATTATTGACCGATTTTCAGAAGATATTGATATTCATATCCATCCTCCCGTTGACTTAGAAATAAATGAAAATCCCAAGAACTACAAGCCTTCCAACAGTAAAAAGCGATTAAACTTTTATAATAACCTCGCTAAGGATATAAAAATTGATGGTATAATAGATATAATAAGAGATACTTCTTTTGATGATTTACAATATTATAGAAGTGGTGGTATTCGTTTGATATACTCATCCCTTTTTAAAGCAGCACCAGGTATTAAAGAAGGAGTTTTATTAGAGGTAGGATTTGACAATATCAATCCTAATAAACCAATTGATATTACGTCGTGGGTATATGACACAGCAAAAAAAACACAAGTGAAATTCATCGATAACAATGCGGTAGCTATTCCTTGTTATGATATGCGCTATACATTTGTAGAAAAACTACAAACAATAGCGACCAAATTCAGAGTGATGCAACAGACAAATACCATGCAAGTCAACTTTATGCGTCAATACTATGATGTCTACAAATTATTACAACAAACCGAGATACAAAACTTTATAGGGTCAAACGAATATTACACCCATAAAGAACGTCGATTTCCTGCTATTGATTTTGCAATACCAATGAATGAAAATCAGGCATTTCTAATTCACGACAAACAAATAGAGGAACAATTAGACAAACTGTATATCAATAGTAATGCACTCTATTATAATGGACAACCCGACTTCAAAATAATGGTGGAGTATATTAAGTCCTACTTAGATTTATTATAA
- a CDS encoding DUF6266 family protein — MVEYFKKNKMGTIRNGANGRFLGKAGSVIGSSWKGIDYIKGLSKKRTKPSTEEQRIQQARFYAISKFLMPIAPILRLGFGQVNADRMTPTNAALQLNIAQAVIGTYPSFELDYSKILISSGSFIGGGATAASVNSGVLTVDWDFALSTLYNSKADDQVIILLYQPTVDEFMTAPTPPLRAEGTVDITIPDHLLGDKGHVWVFFANRKGTKVSRSSYLGELDLV, encoded by the coding sequence ATGGTTGAATATTTTAAAAAAAATAAAATGGGAACAATTAGAAATGGAGCAAATGGGCGATTTTTGGGTAAAGCGGGATCCGTGATAGGATCCAGCTGGAAGGGTATCGACTACATCAAAGGGCTATCTAAAAAGCGGACAAAGCCATCCACGGAGGAGCAACGTATCCAACAGGCTCGCTTTTATGCGATATCAAAATTCCTGATGCCGATAGCGCCGATCTTGCGTCTGGGTTTTGGTCAGGTGAATGCCGATCGGATGACGCCTACCAATGCGGCACTACAGCTGAATATCGCGCAGGCAGTGATCGGTACCTATCCGAGTTTTGAACTGGATTATAGTAAGATCCTGATCAGTTCGGGTTCGTTTATAGGTGGTGGTGCCACGGCAGCCTCGGTCAATTCGGGTGTGCTGACGGTCGATTGGGATTTTGCGCTCAGCACCTTGTATAACTCTAAGGCGGATGACCAGGTGATCATCCTGCTCTACCAGCCTACGGTTGATGAGTTTATGACGGCACCTACACCTCCGCTGCGTGCAGAGGGTACGGTGGACATCACCATCCCCGATCATCTATTGGGTGATAAGGGGCATGTCTGGGTCTTCTTTGCGAACAGAAAGGGGACTAAGGTCTCCCGTAGTTCTTATCTGGGAGAATTGGATCTGGTGTAA
- a CDS encoding SusC/RagA family TonB-linked outer membrane protein, whose amino-acid sequence MKSKIEYINKLWKYLQTLLKPGGENLLVISKMLMLILILPFPMVGIVHDVHAANKADVQVDYVLKGTVISAVDGKPLEGVSIKVEAEKGRSSTKKDGTYSLNVEHRKGLVKFSYVGYKSQELNYTVGVSLSVKLIPEENKLEEVEVVSTGFQKIPKERATGSFEFVDNKLFNRKVSTDFVSRLEDVVPGITASKVYNNRGGYLNINVRGMSTMRSERWPLVVVDGVPYETYYQVAGMGAFNNLNPNDIESVTVLKDAAASSIWGAQSGNGVIVVTTKKGKFTQAMQISFNANVSIKAKPDLYYYPQIKTSDYIDMQQFLFDKGKFNGQFNTWYYNPEPAVRLMEDRRTGAISEAEFNEKIVKLKAMDARDDFLKYIYRNAVKQQYNFQLQTGSEKANTLFSVGYDKNLNDVVTSSYQRLNLKSNSQFKPIKNMLVDIGLLYTESKNISSSVPVGYNLLGKGLQNYPYMKLADENGEPAVVEANSISNIYRDTVAGGRLLDWTYRPLKELYDSRETQKVRELFTNFNMNYTFDFGLSLNMQYAYQRSMNPSEVWRGVGSFYQRDAINAVASYNADAVTWNLPIGDNLNIFNWDSYTHQSRATAEYNKKWKDRHEISVFAGMEVRKTHKTLTTSQYQGFDPETGAFKPAPYGVAVPYFNGAFGTFYMRDYNQYQLFRNNFVSYFANASYTYVNKYILSGSFRKDASNLFGVKSNDRGQPFWSVGCAWVFSREPFLENGPFSLLKLRSTYGYNGNVNNSVSANPIMSIENEVNYINSQKYGMIMTPPNPRLRWERVAITNLGLDFAMKGNWLSGSMEYYEKNAKDLIAPDRIDPSTGFTSMMVNSANIKTKGWDISINTIPVVSKNWTWNSNLVFSYARTKVLKAYVQNEIGQDYISTGLANVMTPIEGRDLFSLLTYKWAGLDPETGAPRASLNGEISKDYSAITNTNVKDLEYQGSTIPLYTGSFRNSIRYKTIELSWNISYQLGHMFLRDSYNNHLLVNSSVGHKDYALRWKKSGDELITDVPAVTYPANSIASNVFIGSSALLESGSQIKLRDIQLTVDLPFASNFKLKNCKVYGYVQNVGTIWRANKWGIDSEYGFNIPDPMMTALGFSFTL is encoded by the coding sequence ATGAAAAGTAAAATAGAATATATAAATAAGCTCTGGAAATACCTCCAGACGCTCTTAAAACCAGGAGGCGAAAACCTTTTGGTTATCAGTAAGATGCTGATGTTAATTCTGATACTGCCATTTCCGATGGTCGGTATTGTACACGATGTACATGCAGCAAATAAGGCGGATGTACAAGTAGATTACGTGCTAAAAGGCACCGTTATATCAGCAGTAGATGGAAAGCCCCTCGAAGGCGTATCCATCAAAGTCGAAGCCGAAAAGGGGAGGAGCTCCACCAAGAAAGATGGAACCTACAGTCTGAATGTCGAGCATAGAAAAGGCTTGGTAAAATTCAGTTACGTCGGTTACAAAAGCCAAGAACTCAATTATACCGTAGGAGTATCATTAAGCGTGAAATTGATACCCGAAGAGAATAAATTAGAAGAAGTAGAGGTAGTATCCACCGGATTCCAGAAGATCCCAAAAGAAAGAGCTACGGGGAGTTTTGAATTTGTAGACAACAAGTTGTTCAATCGGAAGGTGTCGACAGACTTCGTGAGTCGATTGGAGGATGTGGTACCGGGAATAACCGCAAGTAAGGTGTACAATAATAGGGGAGGTTATTTGAATATCAATGTCCGTGGAATGAGCACCATGAGGTCCGAACGGTGGCCACTTGTTGTGGTTGACGGTGTACCATATGAGACATATTATCAAGTTGCTGGAATGGGTGCGTTTAATAACCTCAATCCTAACGATATTGAGAGTGTGACAGTCTTGAAGGATGCCGCAGCATCTTCTATATGGGGAGCACAATCGGGTAATGGTGTTATCGTTGTCACGACAAAGAAAGGCAAGTTCACTCAAGCAATGCAAATTTCCTTTAATGCTAATGTTAGTATTAAGGCCAAGCCAGATCTGTATTATTATCCGCAGATCAAAACCTCTGATTACATCGATATGCAGCAGTTTCTTTTTGATAAAGGGAAATTTAACGGACAGTTTAATACTTGGTATTACAATCCAGAACCCGCAGTTCGGCTGATGGAAGATAGGCGGACTGGTGCCATATCTGAAGCTGAGTTTAACGAAAAAATAGTTAAGCTTAAGGCTATGGATGCGCGTGATGATTTTTTGAAATACATCTACCGGAATGCTGTTAAACAACAATATAATTTCCAACTGCAGACTGGGAGTGAAAAAGCAAATACGCTGTTTTCTGTTGGTTATGATAAGAACTTAAACGATGTGGTAACTTCATCATACCAGCGTTTGAATTTGAAATCTAACTCTCAATTCAAACCAATTAAGAATATGTTGGTGGATATTGGTCTGTTGTATACAGAATCTAAAAACATAAGCTCTAGTGTGCCAGTTGGGTACAATCTATTGGGGAAAGGTTTGCAAAATTATCCCTATATGAAATTGGCAGATGAAAACGGTGAGCCTGCAGTAGTGGAGGCTAACTCCATTAGCAATATATACCGTGATACCGTAGCTGGTGGAAGGCTATTGGATTGGACCTATAGACCATTAAAAGAATTGTACGATTCAAGAGAGACGCAAAAAGTACGTGAGTTGTTTACCAATTTTAACATGAATTATACTTTCGATTTTGGTCTGAGTTTGAATATGCAATATGCCTATCAACGTTCCATGAATCCAAGCGAGGTATGGAGAGGAGTCGGGTCTTTTTATCAACGGGATGCCATTAATGCAGTGGCGAGTTATAATGCGGATGCCGTTACCTGGAACTTGCCAATAGGTGATAACCTGAATATTTTCAACTGGGATAGCTATACCCATCAAAGTAGGGCAACAGCTGAGTATAATAAGAAGTGGAAGGATAGGCATGAAATATCAGTATTTGCTGGGATGGAAGTCCGTAAAACCCATAAAACCTTGACAACGTCACAATATCAAGGTTTTGACCCGGAAACTGGAGCATTTAAGCCAGCACCATATGGTGTTGCAGTTCCATACTTTAACGGTGCTTTTGGAACATTTTATATGCGTGATTATAACCAGTATCAACTATTTCGGAATAATTTTGTTTCTTATTTTGCAAATGCTTCTTACACTTATGTAAACAAATATATATTGAGCGGAAGTTTTCGGAAGGATGCTTCTAATTTGTTTGGTGTTAAAAGTAATGACCGTGGACAGCCTTTCTGGTCAGTAGGCTGTGCTTGGGTGTTTTCTCGAGAACCGTTTTTGGAAAATGGTCCTTTTAGTTTATTGAAGTTGCGTTCCACCTATGGATATAATGGCAATGTCAACAATTCGGTTTCTGCCAACCCAATCATGTCTATAGAAAATGAGGTGAATTACATTAACAGTCAGAAGTATGGAATGATCATGACTCCACCTAATCCTAGATTACGCTGGGAACGAGTAGCTATTACTAATCTTGGGCTTGACTTTGCTATGAAGGGCAATTGGCTCTCTGGTAGTATGGAGTATTATGAAAAAAATGCAAAGGACCTTATCGCTCCCGATAGGATAGATCCGAGTACTGGTTTTACCAGTATGATGGTCAATAGTGCCAACATCAAAACAAAAGGTTGGGATATTTCAATCAATACAATACCTGTCGTGTCAAAAAATTGGACATGGAACAGCAATCTTGTATTTTCTTATGCACGTACAAAAGTGCTTAAAGCTTATGTGCAGAATGAAATTGGGCAGGATTATATCAGTACGGGCTTAGCTAATGTGATGACCCCTATTGAAGGAAGGGATCTGTTTAGTCTGCTTACCTATAAATGGGCAGGTTTGGATCCTGAGACAGGGGCGCCACGCGCATCTCTCAATGGTGAAATTTCCAAAGATTATAGTGCCATTACCAACACGAATGTTAAGGACCTAGAATATCAAGGTTCTACAATCCCTTTGTATACTGGTAGTTTCAGGAACAGTATTCGGTATAAAACAATAGAATTATCGTGGAATATCTCTTACCAACTGGGACATATGTTCCTGCGCGATTCTTATAACAATCACTTATTAGTAAACAGCAGTGTTGGACATAAGGATTATGCACTGCGTTGGAAGAAATCCGGGGATGAGTTGATAACAGATGTTCCAGCTGTAACCTATCCTGCAAATTCGATTGCTAGTAATGTGTTTATAGGATCTTCGGCATTGCTCGAAAGCGGAAGTCAGATTAAACTGCGAGATATTCAATTGACTGTCGATCTTCCGTTTGCTTCCAATTTTAAACTCAAAAATTGTAAAGTATATGGGTATGTTCAAAATGTGGGGACCATCTGGCGTGCGAATAAATGGGGAATCGACAGTGAATACGGTTTTAATATACCTGATCCAATGATGACAGCACTAGGATTTAGTTTTACCCTTTAA
- a CDS encoding GNAT family N-acetyltransferase: MKINHFFAIITIDTNEFAGAIALWLIDLENEYAKLGYEMLPEFQGKALMDSALKLILNHSTTLNINHIEAKMHRVNLKLRKLAERN; encoded by the coding sequence ATGAAAATTAATCATTTTTTCGCCATCATTACAATTGATACCAACGAGTTTGCAGGGGCCATTGCATTATGGCTTATCGACCTTGAAAATGAGTATGCAAAATTAGGTTATGAAATGCTACCAGAATTTCAAGGAAAAGCTTTAATGGATAGCGCATTGAAATTGATATTAAATCATTCTACTACTCTAAACATCAACCATATCGAAGCAAAAATGCATCGAGTCAACTTAAAGTTACGCAAACTGGCTGAAAGGAATTGA